atgaatgTTCTGTTATGTCTTCAAATCATTCCTAATAATATAAATAGTCTAAAAACATATGAAATGAGAACAAAACAACAGTAATCCGTCCAAAAACATAGTGAAAACATCAACAAAGTTCATAGATTAAACAAACAAACCGAAACAAGCTAAAAGAGTTTCTACTTCCAAACATAGCTAAtaaattaaatgattaatatatttgaatacaaattttaaaactaaaaaacactaatttggttattgttttgaaattttggatACAATTTTTGTTAATGCACAAAACAAGAAGCTTGAAAAGTTTTTCAAGTTGAGTGACaatccataattatatgtatattatctgaTCTTAAGCTATGTGTagcattaatataaatattttgaataaaatgagagaagtaaactaaaaatataaggttaattatacatatgttcggttatctttggatatccattcgggttcggatattacccgtttgggttcggatatccaaacTCTCCCAACTCAATACttgttcgggtattttgctacttcggttcggatttcggttcgggtttttcggatcggttcgggtgcggcttcggatatcgggtaaaatgcccaggcctaggcATCCTTATTTAATTGATATCGCTGCGTTTTGTAAAAAATAACCGCATTTTCTGACGCTGGATTTTACAACATCACAACTCTCCGTCAATTTTAAGTCGCCATGCTGTTAACGTTTTATTCTATAAACAGTGAAAGGAAAGATTCATTCAAGATGAAGTGTATTTTTTAAGACGTCGAACGCTAGCgtctacaaaaaaaacaaggcTAACAAAACCTTTTCTATCCTACCAGTTCAGAAAGCCAAATGGGAGATAGTGAATCAACATAGTGAAAGAGAGCTTCTTGCACCACATTATTAATAGTAACAATTTAATGATTTCGAGGGGTCTAGTTTCGAATGAAATTATTACGTTATTAATAGTCAGCTGCTACCAGCACCGGACCacttcaaatttcttttttggTTCTCTATGAACAACTGAAGTGTGTGTCAGTGTATGTACGTCACACCTAATGTATAGTTGTATTTCTGAATATATCTATGAATATATAAGTTAAAACAGTTGCGTATCTATGCCATATCACTATCCCCTCCCTGCAACACTTCGCTGCCACAATACGACGAGTAACACAAAAGTAAAATATTGGTATCCAAGTGTCCTTTCTTCGATTAAACCGATGTCACCAAATCTGCCTGTAAGTAAGTATATGCATACGATTATGAATCTACATTATTGCTAATTGCTATGCTTTATAAAATGGTTTATGAATGATTTGGAATCTCGCTGCAAAAACTAGTGATTGACCAATGGGTTATTAGTGTTTTATATCAAGGACTGGAGTCTTTGAAAACATAAGATTAATGAAACTAAATTTTCTTCCAGGTCTTCTTTAtagtactctctctctctttcaattTATTTGgtgtttaatgatttttttttttcgaaataaTTGATGCTTTCACTATTCTACATAAAATTTACTTTACCAATTACAAAATGctatttttattgattaagCTAGTTTTATGTAATACTACTTTTATGTAACggaaataaattacataaaattttatattttcttgcaaaaatatttaacatcgactaaaatgaaacaaatgaaGTATGTGATTTTGCctgttaaaatttttttatcgtAGTAATACaattaaaactgtttataataaATTTCTAAGAGACGAAAATTGTctacaattttttgttttcaattgcTGATAtgatagtaaaataaaaatatatatttcaaattaacATAACAAAGcgaacaaaaattattttactacATTTTCATTGTTATAATTTACTTGTTCTAGAAATCAGAATCGAGTGTAATTTAAAAGTGTAAACTACTTTACAAATAAATTACTGTATTAACTTCcaacaacaaaaacacacaCAGTAAAGTTGCATagcattaatttaaataaaaaattactctCTCTATTCtgaaatataagatgtttagaaGAATTTTTatgttcaaatatataaaatgttctCATCTTTCTAGTTAACTTTaagtttatcaaaaactgtgtggtcaaccaaatttaatagttctattttgtaattggttgagtagtttttagtttataattttaatgatactttttagataaaaaataattttcttaataagcGTATACTAcctaaaacattttatatttaggaACAGACGGAGTATAATATATTTGCTTCAGAttcagaattaaaaataaactaataaaaatttattgggACAATTTGCTGAATATTCGAACACTAAAATGAAGAATATAGTCATTCTACAGTAAAAACCCATCGATGTGACAAGTTCACCTAAAATTGTCCGTAATAGCTTCCGAAGCGCGTGTGCGTGCAAATGACTCCAATGCACATGCTATACTActatataaaatgtaatataGTCTCAAAAGACaacccttaaaccctaaacccaaaccgtataccctaaacccaaaccctaaactcaaattattaacccaaaccgtaaaccataACGGAgctacctaaaccctaaaccaaaactctaaaccataaatccaaaccctaaacataaattCTTAACCCAAACCATAGACCCAAACAGAgctacctaaaccctaaacccccctaaacccaaattctaaaccctaaacccaaaccgtaaacccttaacctaaaccctaaacccaaattgtaAAACCAAACCATCGTCCATAACGGAgctacctaaaccctaaccttgaagatctaaaccctaaacccaaaccgtagaccctaaacccaaaccctaaacccaaaaccccgtaaacccaaactctaaacccttaacccaaaccctaaactcaaattgtAAAACCAAATCATCGCTCATAACGGAgctacctaaaccctaaccttGAAGGTCTAAGATATACTATATTTCATTTAGAATAGTAGGACAACTGACGATAGTTACTATATTGATGAATGGGGAAAGGAGAAAAATGGAGAGGTGAGGAGCAGGAGGAGAAGAGGAGGGAGGAGGAAAGATAGAAATATGGAGGAAAGGAAGGAagaatggagagagagagagacagagagagatcgGGGAAGGGAGGGGAGGAGAGAAAGAGTAGGAGGGAGTGTAAGAGTGAAAACGACATAGGAGAAAACtatattattttgatgaatagattagTATACTATAATGTAATGTTTATTCAAATATTGTATGAAAGCTATATAAACTATCAATACAAACATGTATGTGAATCTCCATTAACTTAGAGCATTCATTCAACACAATAGCAAAATAATACCATTTATAAAGCATGAAATTTCAAAACGCAAATACACATTACCATTCAATGTATAAATTAGGTGAAAGCTATATATTAGTGACAATGCTGAAGGATAAGACAACAGAGCTGATGGAGTAGTGAAGGAGAAGAATCATAAGGCGAAGGAGATACACTTTTCcgaagaggaggagaagaatTGTAACATACTATACTGTAATTATACAATAAAATAGAGTACATTGCACAACATTATTGTTCATCTTCCCCAATTCAATCTATCGTCTGTTTTCACTATCTCCAACCCAACAAACCAGACACCTGACATATATAATCACCCACAGATATAAGACGAGATCAGTTTGAAACTTAGACTATATCCCCAGATGCtatgaaatcaaatcaaacttacCTTGATTTGTTGGCTTTGAAAACTCAATTGTGCCGCcgtaaaattgaaaaaaaccaCTGAAACCCTAACTCTCAATATCCTAGTTATGCCGCACGACCGAAACCACGCACCCTCTTCAAATCTCCCTTCTTTGTTGTATGCAAGAGTTTGTAAAGTAGAAACAATTTTTCAATTTGCAATATAATGACACTCGTTGATGTCTACGGCACTTTACGCAACAATATATAACATATGGTAGCCAGTTAAGGGTACGAAgttaatttttacttttctcATGTATACAGACTCCAATTCCCCAAATTTACTCTGGTCATCGAACATCGATACGTTTGTATGTATGTAcgtcttatctctctctctggcTATCTCTGTGTGTTTTGTTGTTAATAACAGgaggttttgttttgttttctttgacgTCTCCACGCACGATTTTAAGCCTCCATTACGCTCTGCACGCCTcctgaaagagagagagagagagatcgaatCATCTTAATTAAACCTCTCTCGTGAATCCGCTAGATTCTCTCTTCACCGTTTTCTcgcctctcctctcctctccattttgttttcttcttcttcgtcttcttcttcttgccatTGCCATGGTGGGTGCTGCTGCGTCTTCCTGTTACGCATCTCCCTTATGCACCTTCTTCGTTGCTGCTTGCATGTCCCTCTCTCACGGCGGCGGTGATACCCGTCAAGCCTTTGGGCGGAGCCGTCGAAGGAGACAACAGCTCGGCAAATGCTCTGGATCCGGTAGCATTCTCGTGTCTTCTTGTTTGGAGTTTAAGCCTTGCAGTCACTACAACAAGAACAACAAAGGCAATGCCTTTCCTCTCCTCGGATCGAATAGCCTTTCTCTGAATCGAAAGCAGAGGAAACTGAATCGagcaacttcttcttcttccggtATAAACATTCTTCTCCCAAAATCTCAAGTCTTGGTTTCTGGGTATCGTTTGCAAGCTGACAAGCTTTGTTTTTTGTGTATAAAGTTTCTCCTTTTATGTTTCATTACACAAGTCTTAGTACTATGTTGTTATAGTCAATGGGCAAAGTGTGAAGTtggattcttttcttttatttttattctgatTCAATGTGTTTATTTGAAAAAGCACATCTTTTGTGAGTCCTAATAAAGAGTTTGGAGACCTGAACAAATGGCagtgaaattatatatattataatttgaagTTGCCATTGGAGATGTGGTTACTGGATAGTAGTAGCTAGTTTAAGTTAATTTATCATCTACTATTAATGATCTTTTGTGGTTGTTTTAGGTGGAGCCATGGCTGTTGCAATGGGTATGGAAAAGGAAGGCACTGTTGACAAGAAACCCCCTATGGAGCAGCGTCGTGTTGTAGTGACAGGAATGGGAGTTGAAACATCATTAGGTCATGACCCAAACACCTTTTATGAGAATTTGCTACAAGGCAACAGTGGTATTAGCCAGATTGAGAATTTTGATTGTTCTGAGTTTCCTACGGTAATAAGCAAATATTATATATCACGAGTTTCTCCTTTTGATTTTGTAGTTTACTTGAATATCTttccttgtttttgtttttaccttTGATAAGAGAATAGCGGGAGAGATCAAATCATTCTCAACTGAAGGATGGGTTGCTCCAAAACTCTCTAAAAGGATGGACAAGTTCATGCTCTATCTTCTCACTGCTGGTAAGAAAGCTTTGGCTGATGGTGGGGTAACTGATGAAGTAATGGCAGAGTTTAACAAAGCCAAATGTGGAGTTTTGATTGGCTCTGCAATGGGTGGCATGAAGGtactttcttgatttttttcccTTCATATGAATACTGAAGTCAGATATTGAATCTCTAACAATCTGATATTGATACAGGTGTTTAACGATGCTATTGAAGCGCTGAAGATCTCTTACAAGAAGATGAATCCTTTCTGTGTACCTTTCGCAACAACAAACATGGGTTCTGCTATGCTTGCTATGGATCTGGTCTGATTAGATTTTGTatgttttatgtaaatattatatGGATCCACCACCAGCAGTTTAGCACTGACCTTTCTTTTTGTGGTTATGTATTACTATTAGGGATGGATGGGGCCTAACTATTCTATTTCAACTGCTTGTGCAACAAGCAACTTTTGCATTCTGAATTCAGCAAACCACATTATCAGAGGTGAAGCTGTAAGAATCCTCCACCCAATTTGAAATTCAACGGTTTGGTAGATTTCTTCTTGGTTCTACTTTTACTGGACTTTCCACTAAATCTTTCAGGATGTAATGCTCTGTGGTGGCTCAGACGCAGTTATCATTCCAATAGGTGCATATTCGTTGTCCTGTAGTATATTGTTCTCTCTGTTCTTGAACTCTAAGCTACATGTTTCTCAGTCATATGTGTACCTATATATGCAGGGTTGGGAGGTTTTGTTGCGTGCAGGGCTCTTTCACAAAGGAATAATGATCCCACAAAAGCTTCACGCCCTTGGGATAGCGTGAGCTTCAACCATTTCTTGTCATCTCTTCTTTCAAGTCTTGATCACCAATGTGGATGTTAGAAAGAATTTTAATGTGAGAAAACATGTGTAGTGTTTGGATAAATCTTCTAATTTGGTAAACTTGGTCTTGATTGCATAACAGAACCGAGATGGTTTTGTGATGGGAGAAGGAGCTGGAGTTCTGCTTTTGGAAGAACTTGAGCATGCTAAGGTATATAGTATAGCTCATTGGTTCTTGTTCTCCTCCCTTGTTTCCCATGTGCTCTTTAATCACAAATGAAACTTCGCATCCAAGCTTTATTATTCATTCTTGCTATGGAAAAAAAGTTGTAAGAAATGTATTCTTACTTTTTTTGCAGAAAAGAGGAGCAACAATCTACGCAGAGTTCCTTGGTGGGAGTTTCACATGTGATGCCTACCACATGACTGAGCCTCGCCCTGATGGTACTTCCTCAGTTTCTAATCAACTGTTAGTTTTTAAATCTCGTTTGTGTACTAGAGTTATCGTCATTGTCCCATGTCTTATTATATCCACAGGGGCTGGTGTCATTCTCTGTATCGAGAGGGCATTAGCTGATGCTGGAATTTCCAAGGAGCAGATAAACTACATAAACGCACATGCAACCTCAACTCCAGCTGGGGACCTTAAAGAGTACCAAGCCCTTGCTCACTGTTTTGGCCAAAACCCTGAGGTAGCTAGCTTTCTCTTCTCCAGACCTCCTCAAGTTCAGTTTTGTATGCTTTCCTTACTTGGTCTCACAACTATGTTGGCAGCTAAAAGTAAATTCTACAAAATCTATGATCGGACACTTGCTGGGAGCTGCTGGGGCCGTAGAAGCTGTCGCAACCATTCAGGTAACTCATTTAATATCAGACAACCGATCAATGTATCCTCAAGGAATGAAATAGGGTGAAATCTTTGCCTGTTTTCATgctaaatttgttttgttgtctaCAGGCAATAAGGACAGGATGGGTTCATCCAAATATCAACCTCGAGAATCCAGACAATGGAGTGGTATGTTAAGTTATTCTTTGGCTTTTTGTTATTACAAGATGATTAAACTACACAAAGACCATTTAGTGTGTCCTTGAGAAAAATGTGGGCGGGAGAGTTAATAATGATACTACCTAATGTGATGAAACTGGAGCAGGATACAAGTTTGCTGGTGGGTCCTAAGAAGGAGAGATTGAGCATTAAAGCAGCCTTGTCAAATTCATTTGGGTTTGGTGGCCATAACTCCAGCATCATTTTTGCTCCTTACAAGTGAAAAAAGCAAAAGTCGTTTTCTTGTATAACTTGCTGTAAGGTAACATTAAACATCCATTATTCTCTGATGCAATCATCATTGTACAGTGATGAAGCTGAGTTTTTAGAAGCATGTAATTATTCTGTGCAGTGTTTTACAAGAGCTCTCCCTCATGTTATGTTGTGGTGGGAATCAACACAGCCAAGAGCTAAGCTAAGTTTCTTAGGATCAAGATTTGATGTGCTAGAGAACTTGGATAGGAGGAGCAAACGTAGGAGAGTTTGGATTTGCCATCAAAAAATTGTTCATTATGATATGTTTTTAATGTGTTTCAGACTCAAATTCTCAGAACAAGGTTAAAACTTTTACGTGTTGTCCTAACCAATTACGTACTTGGTGAGATTAGCAATATATCTTTAGTTCATGTCGTAAATGCAATGTTTTTGTTCATTGAAAGATCGGTCGCTTCCGATCAAATGCATAGAGTTAAATACTTAATAGTTTATACAACAAGCCAGGCTATAACAGTGACTTCAACAGATCCGGTTTTATGTAGTTGGTCGCTTAAAACATTTTACCTATAAAccattacattaaaaaaattaaagctgaTACTTTATGAACTTTAAACTATGATCAACCCCTTTTGACATATACTAGACTTAATTAAACTGAGGTTTTGTGTTAAGTGAGTCAATTTTACGTATGCAGGTTGATATctttgttttaaaaacattttattaaatagTACATTATTCTTCTCCTTTTTCTCATGTGTTTAGTGGTTGAGGGACAGATTAGGTTAAAACCTCTAACCAAAGGACTATAAGCTGGGTTAAAACTGGGTCTGAGACGGATTGGgtatccgggcaattttaaggtatccggattcGGAGCCTTATCCGGcagatccataattttactatcattATCCGGATCCAgagttctcggatatccgggtgtcggatatccttctaaaaattgtaatatccggcggatatccggatccggatttggatccttaaataaataaaaaataatattaatatatataaaatattaacaataatttaaaaataaaaatatatataatgtctttaattatttatatgtatagtatcacaaaatttacataaaacttatatatactattataaaaatgaaaatatattaaataaaattaatttatatatatatatatatattactatttttgaaatatttattaataaaacttacggatccggatatccggacttaaaaattcaaatatccggatccggatccggctttgacggatccaacattttactatccagatccggattcgacccctccggatatccgaaTTTTCGGATCGGAATTCGGATcaaatctcggatcgaatccggatctcggataaaagtctcaggcctaGTTAAAACCCCCAATCAACGGACTATAAACTCAGAGTATTTCCAACACATTTTTATATtaactttataataataattagagGTAAGTCTATTCCAATTCACgtatgtttttttctaaatataattgtttaatttttaaaagaacaattttctattttttactctaaatataaatataaatatattggaTTAGATATTATctcaattataaaatcattttattttgaaagaaaaaaaatcaaaatacatcGATTTAGGGCATGTTTGAAACGCAAAATGCACTTGCAGGAATATGTGGATGTGGTTGTTTGTGGTTTATAGcgttattaaaaaatttatacgaCTGGTACAATGGTTAGAAATTGATACATTTGCaggatatttgtgatttgttgaTTATCAGATACTGCAatggtttaataataaattctCAATATTAACTCATtttaacattataaaaatatcaaagacATACtattatgataaatataatataattaataacaatattatgtttatttatgtatttttaatttaaatgaaagttatactttcaatataatttattttgaagatttttattagaacttttaaaagaatattttgtttcttttatatatgtatatatatttttatatatgtatatatatatatatatattaatgttaaaaaattatagtgAATAGTTTCggtttaaagttttataaaaataaatgaagatACTATTagtgaatttaaattaaaatataaaatttatatatatttttatttatttataatatttcaattttaaaatttaaatcggaaaatgaaaatatttttatatttatttatccaaCCGCAACTGTCTGCAACCGCAAACGATAGTAGAAactagcttttgattttaaaaggtttGCAACGGTTTGAAGCGTTAGTggttgcaaaacgccaacaaccgctacctACCGCAAAAGCTacatttgcgggtggtagcggagaAACCACTCAGTCCCATAGTCTCacttaggggtgggcactttacccgatatccgaagccgCACCCGAACCCAATCCGAAAAAttcgaaccgaaatccgaaccgaagtagcaaaatatccgaacgggtattgaattaggagagattggatatccgaacccgaacgggtaatatccgaatccgaatggatatccgaagataacctaacatatgtataattaaccatatatttctagtttacatctctcattttatataaaatgtttatattgatactacacatactttaagttcatatgatatacatacaattacggagaaaatgatttgctactcacttaaaaatgcatgtcaaactttttatttcaagaattaacaaaaagttacatccaaaatttaaaaaaaataaccaaattaatgtcttttttagtttcaaaatgttatgtccaaatctattaaaaataaaaaattagttaagtgaaagttatatttttaaatacaagaaatttgagaaatgaaaaatttaattttttttttcaaaatctaaatatccgaacccgattcGAAATAACCGAACACgaactaaaaatatccaaacccgacccgaagtacaaaaatatccgaacgggttctatacctctataccgaaatacccgacccgaacccgaacgccaCCCCTAGTCTCACTGCTCCCTACAGTTAATATAATTGGCATTTAATTTTAACACGTGTTTTATATGCTTTATTATAGAAttataattgttattttatttatttattttggtatcTGCAACCACCTAAGAAAGTAATAAAGATTCTCATTCTCATAGTCATCGACTcatttgttatatttatattcGGGAACAAGGCAGAATAGCAATTCAAGAAAGCAGAAAGATTCTTTTGCTTCTATTTTTTCTTACATCTGGAACGATCTTTAAAGATGTCGAGTTCTGCCGAGTGTTGGGAGTTCTCTGGTCCGAAGTTACCTGAGAAGCCAAGCTTCTCACAGACCTGTAGTCGATTGAGTCGTTATCTCAAGGAGAAGGGTGGCTTTGGAGATCTGAGCTTCGCGATGACAAGCAAGCCTGACGTTAATGGTAAGCAAACCCTTCTCTTTCTAACTAGATGAGTAGATCTGGTTAGTTCTGTTTGATTCTCTAGGTTTTTTTAGGAGTCTACAAATCAAGACTTGTGAAGCAAGCAACTTAAAATCGGTTACATGTTAACCGGAAACTAAATCATCTTACTTTGGTTTTGGTTGAAACATAATCCTAAGTTTAAGTTTAAACCATGATGGTGAATTTCTTCCTTTGTGAAGCTACAGGAATCAATTCTAAAGCTGCTCAAGATGTTAAACTACAGAATGATATGTTTCCTTCGCAATCAagcttttcttcttcctttgggGCCAAGGAAGAGGTCGTGAAGATCACAGAGACTAAGTATGTTTTGTTATCTGTAAATAGTGATAAAGCATCATCTGAATATACTAGATTTGACTAGTTTTTTTGGTGGGTTGTCTTTTAATCTTGAACAGAGTTGTGAAGCCAGAGCCTCAATCTGCTCCATTGACCTTATTCTACAGCGGTCAAGTTATGTTGTTTGATGATTTTCCTGCTGAGAAAGCCAAACAAGTCATTGACTTGGCTAACAAAGGAAGTGCCAACGGCTTCACAGCTGAATTGAACAATAACCAGAGTGCTTATACTAAAAACATAGCCAAGAACCAAAAAGAGATTGCTTCTATCCCAAGGCCAGTTCCTAGTCCTGTAAAAACCGCAGCTCAAGAGCCAATCCAGACCAACACGTCCTCTTTAGCTTCCGGTAAGTTTTTTCCCAGGCCACTTTGTTTCAGTCTCTGGCCTTTTGGCTTATAAGTTATACACATTTGGCTAACTTACTTATTGACTTTGTAGAACTCCCAATTGCTAGAAGAGCTTCCCTTCATCGATTCCTAGAGAAGAGAAAGGATAGGTAAATGGATATTTGTGAAAACATCTTACTCCACTATTTAATCACCAATTGTTAAGGCAAGTTTCTAGATATTCAACTCGTAACCTTTAACAGGATTACATCAAAGGCACCGTACCAGAAAGAAGGTTCAACCGAAGCCTGAACACAGCCTGGCTAGGTTTGCAGTAATCTTTTAAGACTTGTGTGGATCCAGAAGCCACATGAGAGATCATCTCAAAAGACTCTCTTGACGCTCCATCTTTTACAGATATCAAGCTATCGTATTCatgtttttcataaaataaatttgtctCACGCCTAGTAGTCTTGTTTTGTTCAATCCGCCAATAACTCGGTATATCTATGAATTTACTCTTAATACCAGTTTTTCTTTTTACGGCCTTGATATCATCTATGCAGTTTAACTAACCTAagtgttcttttaaaaaataaatattttgaaattgccctaaattatgtttttgttcCAAAACAACATAATACAATGAGAAAATAACGtcattgaaaaaaacaaaatagatatATTCATACTTCATATAGGATTAAAGAGCTAAAAACTAGTGGTTATATTTTTAAGGTTGGTGTTTAGGGGTTAGGAATTAGATTTTATGGTctaagttttagggtttagatagaaaatttaaaataatattatttctttcatttttaaatatatataaaatatttatgtataataaatatattattaattaaaattaaaataattgttcactattaatgaataatattattttcttttatcttttattaactattttaggataaattttattttttatgatatTTAGGGGAATTTgcacaatttttttgtttatcttcGCAGAAATTAATTAGATCATTGAATTCAGTCCACAAAAGAGAATTCCAGAATTTATCTGAAAATGTGGAAATCTAAAAAGATAGAATATTATTTATCAAACTAACACTCATTTACGCATAGGTCTAGATTGTGACATTTGAACCTACTAGTTACTATACTAGTGTTTTAGGTTTGACAAT
This Brassica napus cultivar Da-Ae chromosome C6, Da-Ae, whole genome shotgun sequence DNA region includes the following protein-coding sequences:
- the LOC106387251 gene encoding 3-oxoacyl-[acyl-carrier-protein] synthase II, chloroplastic; protein product: MVGAAASSCYASPLCTFFVAACMSLSHGGGDTRQAFGRSRRRRQQLGKCSGSGSILVSSCLEFKPCSHYNKNNKGNAFPLLGSNSLSLNRKQRKLNRATSSSSGGAMAVAMGMEKEGTVDKKPPMEQRRVVVTGMGVETSLGHDPNTFYENLLQGNSGISQIENFDCSEFPTRIAGEIKSFSTEGWVAPKLSKRMDKFMLYLLTAGKKALADGGVTDEVMAEFNKAKCGVLIGSAMGGMKVFNDAIEALKISYKKMNPFCVPFATTNMGSAMLAMDLGWMGPNYSISTACATSNFCILNSANHIIRGEADVMLCGGSDAVIIPIGLGGFVACRALSQRNNDPTKASRPWDSNRDGFVMGEGAGVLLLEELEHAKKRGATIYAEFLGGSFTCDAYHMTEPRPDGAGVILCIERALADAGISKEQINYINAHATSTPAGDLKEYQALAHCFGQNPELKVNSTKSMIGHLLGAAGAVEAVATIQAIRTGWVHPNINLENPDNGVDTSLLVGPKKERLSIKAALSNSFGFGGHNSSIIFAPYK
- the LOC106387250 gene encoding protein TIFY 10B-like isoform X1 → MSSSAECWEFSGPKLPEKPSFSQTCSRLSRYLKEKGGFGDLSFAMTSKPDVNATGINSKAAQDVKLQNDMFPSQSSFSSSFGAKEEVVKITETKVVKPEPQSAPLTLFYSGQVMLFDDFPAEKAKQVIDLANKGSANGFTAELNNNQSAYTKNIAKNQKEIASIPRPVPSPVKTAAQEPIQTNTSSLASELPIARRASLHRFLEKRKDRITSKAPYQKEGSTEA
- the LOC106387250 gene encoding protein TIFY 10B-like isoform X2, encoding MSSSAECWEFSGPKLPEKPSFSQTCSRLSRYLKEKGGFGDLSFAMTSKPDVNGINSKAAQDVKLQNDMFPSQSSFSSSFGAKEEVVKITETKVVKPEPQSAPLTLFYSGQVMLFDDFPAEKAKQVIDLANKGSANGFTAELNNNQSAYTKNIAKNQKEIASIPRPVPSPVKTAAQEPIQTNTSSLASELPIARRASLHRFLEKRKDRITSKAPYQKEGSTEA